A genome region from Nycticebus coucang isolate mNycCou1 chromosome 4, mNycCou1.pri, whole genome shotgun sequence includes the following:
- the TEX261 gene encoding protein TEX261 encodes MWFMYVLSWLSLFIQVAFITLAVAAGLYYLAELIEEYTVVTSRIIKYMIWFSTAVLIGLYIFEHFPTSMIGVGLFTNLVYFGLLQTFPFIMLTSPNFILSCGLVVVNHYLAFQFFAEEYYPFSEVLAYFTFCLWIIPFAFFVSLSAGENVLPSTMQPGDDVVSNYFTKGKRGKRLGILVVFSFIKEAILPSRQKIY; translated from the exons ATGTGGTTCATGTACGTGCTGAGCTGGCTGTCTCTCTTCATCCAGGTGGCCTTCATCACGCTGGCCGTCG CGGCCGGACTCTATTACCTGGCAGAACTGATAGAAGAATACACAGTGGTCACGAGCAGGATCATAAAATACATGATCTGG TTCTCCACGGCTGTGCTGATTGGCCTCTACATCTTTGAGCACTTCCCCACCAGCATGATTGGCGTGGGTCTCTTCACCAACCTCGTCTACTTTGGCCTCCTCCAGACCTTTCCCTTCATCATGCTGACCTCGCCTAACTTCATCCTGTCATGCG GACTAGTGGTCGTGAATCATTACCTAGCATTTCAGTTTTTTGCGGAAGAATATTATCCTTTCTCAGAG GTCCTGGCCTATTTCACTTTCTGCCTGTGGATAATCCCATTTGCATTCTTTGTGTCACTTTCGGCTGGGGAGAATGTCCTGCCGTCTACCATGCAGCCAGGAG ATGATGTTGTCTCCAATTACTTCACCAAAGGCAAGCGGGGCAAACGCTTAGGGATCCTGGTTGTCTTCTCCTTCATCAAAGAGGCCATTTTACCCAGTCGTCAGAAGATATACTGA